In one window of Fibrobacter sp. UWH6 DNA:
- the thrC gene encoding threonine synthase: protein MTQFNAHFRNINGDDTYPVTDVIYRSKVDNSLLEVEHDRKALAERSPEEWKKLFAERRMSFEPADQSGIWSKREMVLPDMPVEDIVTMREGWSPLFDAAPIAKELGIKSLKVKLCGNSHTGSFKDLGMTVLVSQVNHIIKKNIHPIDAVACASTGDTSAALSAYCAKAGIPSIVFLPAGKTSVAQLIQPISNGSIVLALDTDFDGCMKIVQEVTKDNRIYLANSMNSLRVEGQKTISPEICQELGWKVPDTVIIPGGNLGNVSALAKGFEDCKAMGLIDRIPRIIVAQAENANPFYQAYERGFDQLVPMQAKKTLASAIQIGNPVSYPKAVRAIQSTNGMVVSVNEEELANAAHRGDRIGLYCCPHTGVALGALEKLCAAGKIDKDEDVVVISTAHGLKFTEFKVGYHEQKLEGICSKYANPIFKAPAEIGPVMDILKKEMAARKR from the coding sequence ATGACTCAGTTCAACGCTCATTTTAGAAACATCAACGGCGACGATACCTACCCGGTAACCGACGTTATTTACCGTTCCAAAGTCGACAACAGCCTGCTGGAAGTGGAACACGACCGCAAGGCCCTGGCAGAACGCAGCCCCGAAGAATGGAAGAAGCTGTTTGCCGAACGCCGCATGAGCTTTGAACCGGCCGACCAGAGTGGTATCTGGAGCAAGCGCGAAATGGTTCTCCCCGATATGCCGGTGGAAGACATCGTCACCATGCGCGAAGGTTGGAGCCCGCTGTTCGACGCCGCTCCCATCGCCAAGGAACTGGGCATCAAGAGCCTGAAGGTCAAGCTTTGCGGCAACTCCCACACCGGTTCCTTCAAGGACCTGGGCATGACCGTTCTGGTAAGCCAGGTGAACCACATCATCAAGAAGAACATTCACCCGATTGACGCCGTCGCTTGCGCTTCTACCGGTGATACTTCTGCAGCCCTTTCCGCTTACTGCGCCAAGGCAGGCATTCCCTCTATCGTGTTCCTGCCCGCAGGCAAGACTAGCGTCGCCCAGCTGATCCAGCCCATCTCTAACGGTAGCATCGTTCTCGCCTTGGACACCGACTTCGACGGTTGCATGAAGATCGTTCAGGAAGTCACCAAGGACAATCGCATTTACCTCGCCAACTCCATGAACAGCCTCCGCGTGGAAGGTCAGAAGACCATCTCTCCGGAAATCTGCCAGGAACTTGGTTGGAAGGTTCCCGACACCGTGATTATTCCGGGCGGCAACCTGGGTAACGTTTCCGCTCTCGCCAAGGGTTTCGAAGACTGCAAGGCTATGGGCCTCATCGACCGCATTCCTCGCATCATCGTGGCTCAGGCAGAAAACGCCAATCCGTTCTACCAGGCATACGAACGCGGCTTCGACCAGCTGGTTCCCATGCAGGCTAAGAAGACTCTCGCTTCCGCAATCCAGATCGGTAACCCGGTCAGCTACCCCAAGGCAGTCCGCGCAATCCAGAGTACTAACGGCATGGTCGTTAGCGTTAACGAAGAAGAATTGGCAAACGCAGCACACCGCGGCGACCGCATCGGTCTCTACTGCTGCCCGCACACCGGTGTTGCTCTCGGTGCCCTGGAAAAACTCTGCGCTGCAGGCAAGATCGACAAGGACGAAGACGTTGTTGTCATCAGCACCGCTCACGGCCTGAAATTCACCGAATTCAAGGTGGGCTACCACGAACAGAAGCTGGAAGGCATCTGCAGCAAGTACGCAAACCCCATCTTCAAGGCTCCCGCCGAAATCGGCCCCGTCATGGATATCCTGAAGAAAGAGATGGCTGCAAGAAAACGTTAG
- a CDS encoding DUF4912 domain-containing protein, with amino-acid sequence MAIKKETEVKSKIKSAVKSVAEKTAEVVKKTRTTKKAAGEKAASKATVDTLKEAEAKAEKVVAKVSKVAKAAATKVKAVKASVKAEKTEKTEKATKTTKAATAKTAAKTTKATAKTAKATKAAAESVKAKAASAEVENASEKSADVASMAQSFDAEYLVLMQKDPNWMHAFWEVSENRIKQAKKGKRKLVLRLFDIASDLTVQRSKKRKFRDIEVPADARSWYVENPSNKSCVAVLGAVQGNNFMPIVESAPVMTFDKSAAAPASDDAFAKASLGGNTLGNFMSSGFSSQTAESWLKSLSENFGSSSESMFSGALSSAALQSNGSLSIAAPKDSVSYGKDFFLWVKTRLIVYGGTRPDAHLQVRGEDFPLNPDGTFSFEEDLPDVTKVIPVFATDKDGDFPTTIVPIVVKRTE; translated from the coding sequence ATGGCAATTAAGAAAGAAACAGAAGTAAAGTCTAAGATCAAGAGCGCTGTGAAGAGCGTTGCTGAAAAGACTGCTGAAGTAGTTAAGAAAACTCGTACGACCAAGAAGGCTGCAGGGGAAAAGGCTGCCTCCAAGGCTACCGTCGATACCCTGAAGGAAGCTGAAGCCAAGGCTGAAAAGGTCGTGGCAAAGGTTTCCAAGGTGGCAAAGGCTGCTGCAACTAAGGTGAAGGCTGTTAAGGCTTCCGTTAAGGCAGAAAAGACTGAAAAGACTGAAAAGGCTACCAAGACTACCAAGGCTGCAACCGCCAAGACCGCTGCAAAGACTACTAAGGCCACTGCAAAGACTGCTAAGGCAACTAAGGCTGCCGCAGAAAGTGTAAAGGCCAAGGCCGCTTCTGCAGAAGTTGAAAACGCTTCTGAAAAGTCTGCTGACGTTGCTTCCATGGCTCAGTCCTTTGACGCTGAATACCTGGTTCTCATGCAGAAGGATCCTAACTGGATGCATGCCTTCTGGGAAGTTTCCGAAAACCGTATCAAGCAGGCCAAGAAGGGCAAGAGAAAGCTGGTCCTCCGTTTGTTCGACATTGCTTCCGACCTGACTGTCCAGCGTAGCAAGAAGCGCAAGTTCCGCGATATCGAAGTTCCTGCTGATGCTCGCAGCTGGTACGTGGAAAATCCGTCCAACAAGTCCTGCGTCGCCGTTCTTGGCGCTGTTCAGGGCAACAACTTTATGCCTATCGTGGAATCTGCTCCGGTCATGACTTTCGACAAGTCTGCAGCAGCTCCCGCTTCTGATGATGCTTTTGCCAAGGCTTCCCTGGGCGGCAATACTCTGGGCAACTTCATGAGTTCCGGCTTCTCTAGCCAGACTGCTGAATCCTGGCTCAAGTCCTTGAGCGAAAACTTTGGTAGCTCCTCTGAATCCATGTTCTCTGGCGCACTTTCCAGTGCTGCCCTCCAGAGCAACGGTTCTCTTTCCATTGCCGCTCCTAAGGATTCCGTTAGCTACGGTAAGGATTTCTTCCTGTGGGTAAAGACTCGTCTCATCGTTTACGGTGGCACTCGTCCCGACGCCCATCTCCAGGTTCGCGGCGAAGACTTCCCCCTGAATCCGGATGGAACCTTCAGCTTTGAAGAAGACCTGCCCGATGTGACCAAGGTTATTCCTGTCTTTGCTACCGATAAGGATGGCGATTTCCCCACTACAATCGTTCCTATCGTTGTAAAGCGCACGGAGTAA
- a CDS encoding glycoside hydrolase family 57 protein produces MSAPGKILFLMHAHLPYVHHPEYDRFFEENWLFEAMAETYLPLVQAMRRLLEKGVPGTLNLSVSAPLIEMLSNERLIDKFSEHLNKQLELIQKEVRLNEGKPQESLSKFYMERQKTLIDTWERRINRNLLGEFLELENAGKLNLLTCVGTHPFLPAYQSDPESIRLQLDVSVRCFERAFGRKPQGVWLPECGYFPGLDKYLAEFGIRYFFLETHGALLASPPPKYGVFTPLKTTQGLYCMGREQKSSMEVWSRRTGYPGHPEYREFFKDIAQERPKDYLGDYFFAGETPIDSGFKYNRITGSENKELYRPWNAMCLARDHAHLFVVNREATISELLVNMEGNKACMLCPYDAELFGHWWFEGPLFLEAMLERAASSNVIEFAGADQVMTSSADPEVHEPAFSSWGEGGFGSVWINGETDQYYPQSYRLRAMIQHLKSIQERMGALGKKNGKLMSRYIKQMERELMLFQSSDWAFMIHNHSAEGYARRRLDEHYNNGHALFAEACKAVLKNSDKLAPSSILPKLEKDDCIFSWL; encoded by the coding sequence ATGTCTGCTCCTGGTAAAATCCTCTTCTTGATGCACGCTCATTTGCCCTACGTGCATCATCCTGAATACGATCGTTTTTTTGAAGAAAACTGGCTTTTTGAAGCTATGGCAGAAACGTATCTGCCATTGGTTCAGGCTATGCGTCGTCTTCTGGAAAAGGGGGTTCCCGGGACTTTGAACTTGAGTGTTTCGGCACCGCTGATCGAGATGCTTTCCAATGAACGTCTCATAGATAAGTTTTCGGAACATCTCAACAAGCAGTTGGAACTCATTCAGAAAGAAGTTCGCCTTAACGAAGGTAAACCCCAGGAATCGTTGTCGAAGTTCTATATGGAACGTCAGAAAACTTTGATTGATACGTGGGAACGCCGTATTAACCGTAACTTGCTGGGTGAATTTCTTGAACTGGAAAATGCGGGCAAACTGAATTTGCTGACCTGCGTAGGAACGCATCCGTTCCTGCCGGCATACCAGAGCGATCCTGAATCGATTCGTCTACAGTTAGATGTTTCTGTTAGATGTTTTGAAAGGGCCTTTGGCCGTAAGCCGCAGGGTGTATGGCTTCCGGAATGTGGTTATTTCCCGGGACTGGATAAGTACCTGGCTGAATTCGGTATCCGCTATTTCTTCCTGGAAACTCACGGTGCCCTGCTTGCTTCTCCGCCTCCTAAGTATGGCGTTTTTACTCCGCTTAAAACCACTCAGGGCCTGTATTGTATGGGCCGCGAGCAGAAGAGCTCCATGGAAGTGTGGAGTCGCCGAACTGGTTATCCGGGGCATCCTGAATACCGCGAATTTTTTAAGGATATCGCTCAGGAACGTCCGAAGGATTATCTCGGGGATTATTTCTTTGCCGGTGAAACACCCATTGATTCCGGTTTTAAGTACAATCGAATTACGGGTTCCGAAAACAAGGAACTTTATAGGCCTTGGAATGCCATGTGTCTGGCTCGCGATCACGCCCACCTTTTCGTAGTTAATCGCGAAGCCACAATTTCTGAGTTGCTGGTGAACATGGAAGGAAATAAGGCTTGCATGCTTTGCCCCTACGATGCTGAACTTTTTGGCCATTGGTGGTTTGAAGGTCCCTTGTTCCTTGAAGCGATGCTGGAACGTGCCGCCTCGTCTAATGTGATTGAGTTTGCTGGTGCTGATCAGGTGATGACTTCGTCTGCAGATCCCGAAGTTCATGAACCGGCTTTTTCTAGCTGGGGTGAAGGAGGCTTTGGTTCCGTATGGATTAACGGCGAAACGGATCAGTATTATCCGCAGTCCTATCGTCTTCGCGCCATGATTCAGCATTTGAAATCTATTCAGGAACGAATGGGTGCCCTTGGTAAGAAGAACGGCAAATTGATGAGCCGTTATATCAAGCAGATGGAACGTGAACTGATGCTGTTCCAGTCTTCTGACTGGGCTTTCATGATCCACAATCATTCTGC